The proteins below come from a single Papaver somniferum cultivar HN1 chromosome 11, ASM357369v1, whole genome shotgun sequence genomic window:
- the LOC113320218 gene encoding bifunctional monothiol glutaredoxin-S16, chloroplastic-like, which translates to MSSTSMASFTFSSTTTATITSHCSSSLFSTISPKNTPYLCFHSSINHRSTSFPLVSSSKFTTTTITTKRRPLRALTIVSAVKKISESELISVSDESEDLRSKVPSASGVYAVHDNNSDLQFIGISRNIYASIISHRKSVPELCSAVKVGVVDEPDRESLTQAWKSWMEEHIAATGKIPPGNESGNSTWVKKTQKKPDLRLTPGRHVQLTVPLENLIDQLVKENKVVAFIKGSRSAPLCGFSQKVVGILEGAGVDYETIDVLDDEHNFGLREKLKSYSNWPTFPQIFVNGELVGGCDILTSMQENGELASLFKK; encoded by the exons ATGTCCTCCACATCAATGGCGTCATTCACcttctcctccaccaccaccgccaccattaCATCACACTGTTCATCATCATTATTTTCTACAATTTCTCCCAAGAATACCCCTTATCTTTGTTTTCATTCAAGCATTAACCATCGCTCCACTTCATTTCCTCTAGTATCGTCTTCaaaattcaccaccaccaccatcaccaccaaaaGGAGACCACTCAGAGCTCTCACAATCGTTTCTGCTGTCAAGAAAATCTCGGAATCAGAACTAATTTCTGTTTCTGATGAATCAGAGGATCTGAGATCGAAGGTTCCATCAGCTTCTGGTGTTTATGCTGTTCATGATAATAACAGTGACTTACAATTTATTGGTATATCTAGAAATATCTATGCAAGTATCATTTCTCACCGAAAATCTGTTCCTGAATTATGCTCTGCTGTTAAG GTAGGAGTGGTAGATGAGCCTGATCGAGAATCTCTGACACAAGCTTGGAAATCATGGATGGAAGAGCACATAGCAGCGACCGGAAAAATTCCACCTGGCAATGAATCAGGTAATTCTACATGGGTCAAGAAGACACAGAAGAAGCCTGATCTCCGCTTAACACCTGGTCGTCACGTACAATTAACTGTCCCACTGGAGAATCTCATCGATCAATTGGTGAAAGAGAACAAAGTGGTGGCATTCATCAAGGGATCAAGAAGTGCCCCATTATGTGGGTTCTCACAGAAAGTGGTTGGGATACTTGAGGGTGCTGGGGTAGATTACGAGACTATAGATGTGCTTGATGACGAACACAACTTTGGGTTAAGGGAAAAGCTTAAGAGTTACAGCAACTGGCCAACATTTCCACAGATTTTCGTCAATGGAGAGTTGGTTGGAGGGTGTGATATTCTGACATCCATGCAAGAGAACGGTGAGCTTGCATCACTTTTCAAGAAGTAA